One genomic window of Niveibacterium sp. SC-1 includes the following:
- a CDS encoding methyl-accepting chemotaxis protein, whose amino-acid sequence MALVRKTADAKPISVSAAANSSSGATRNLDRANEKREAERLRMRARAQAKQQIAERLATTLQQFVAGLAETSASGEELHRAMEQIATATEEASGASHEAARASEDVLRHFDMQSAKTEAMQRKTVMLQELVTKVSGLIHGTVEGIAAIADKQRDAVGRVTALNALARDIGDVTQTVANVADQTNLLALNAAIEASKAGKHGRGFAVVAAEIRLLASQSETSAGEVRQLVAQIQAAIGQIVEGMERSSEVVTTHVSAGRTVNAQLEELWIAMQGIHESTRRVHGNAQEASTAAQQASRGAELGAGAAQEQAVSCEEGLQTVTEQSAALTQAEQSARDLLNLAEELRTGGVGVRAERLAGTAEEISTSLQELGHAAAQISTALQQISRGSAEQAAAAAEQSTAAELIGKSAQFAEGESRSVIQRAEAMQSLLTQDRRSVEGLLEGVEDLARRNHSGRESVSVLEGHARRIEKMTDAITLVAIQINMLAVTGAVEAARAAEFGRGFATVSADIKSLAGSALQNSTQVKDVVRQIQDALSDVRRSVDDVMVIANAEAGRTRSVGAGLLDLEKDVGAMVEDGRTLLDSAEQISKRGALTRERVQQIAVSAQESQQATASAATAARQQLQAMDELMVLVEEVASMVDEIKVQ is encoded by the coding sequence ATGGCCCTAGTGCGCAAGACCGCCGACGCGAAGCCCATAAGCGTTTCCGCTGCCGCGAACTCCTCGTCCGGAGCGACCCGCAACCTCGACAGGGCGAACGAGAAACGGGAGGCCGAGCGCCTGCGCATGCGCGCCCGCGCCCAGGCCAAGCAGCAGATTGCCGAGCGGCTGGCGACCACGCTGCAGCAGTTCGTCGCCGGGCTGGCCGAGACGAGCGCGTCGGGCGAGGAACTGCACCGCGCCATGGAGCAGATCGCCACCGCCACCGAGGAAGCTTCCGGTGCCTCGCACGAAGCGGCGCGTGCGTCGGAGGATGTGCTGCGGCATTTCGACATGCAGAGCGCCAAGACCGAAGCCATGCAGCGCAAGACCGTGATGCTGCAGGAGCTGGTGACCAAGGTCAGCGGGCTGATCCACGGCACCGTCGAGGGCATCGCGGCCATCGCCGACAAGCAGCGCGATGCGGTTGGGCGAGTCACCGCGCTCAATGCCCTGGCGCGCGACATCGGGGACGTGACGCAGACGGTGGCTAACGTCGCCGACCAGACCAACCTGCTCGCCCTCAACGCCGCGATCGAAGCCTCCAAGGCGGGCAAGCATGGCCGCGGCTTTGCCGTGGTGGCCGCCGAAATCCGTTTGCTCGCCAGCCAGTCGGAAACCAGCGCCGGCGAAGTGCGTCAGCTCGTCGCGCAGATCCAGGCCGCGATCGGGCAGATCGTCGAGGGCATGGAGCGTTCCTCCGAGGTCGTGACGACGCATGTGAGCGCCGGCCGCACGGTCAATGCGCAGCTCGAGGAGCTGTGGATCGCGATGCAGGGCATCCACGAAAGCACCCGCCGGGTGCACGGCAACGCGCAAGAGGCATCGACGGCGGCCCAGCAGGCCTCGCGAGGCGCCGAGCTTGGCGCCGGGGCCGCGCAGGAGCAGGCCGTCTCCTGCGAGGAGGGCCTGCAGACCGTGACCGAACAGAGCGCCGCGCTGACGCAGGCCGAACAGTCCGCGCGCGATCTGCTGAACCTGGCCGAGGAACTGCGCACCGGCGGCGTCGGCGTGCGTGCCGAGCGCCTGGCCGGGACGGCCGAAGAAATCTCTACCAGCCTGCAGGAACTCGGTCATGCGGCCGCGCAGATATCGACCGCCCTGCAGCAGATCAGCCGCGGCTCGGCCGAGCAGGCGGCTGCCGCGGCCGAGCAGTCCACCGCGGCGGAGCTGATCGGCAAGAGTGCGCAGTTCGCCGAGGGCGAATCACGCTCGGTCATCCAGCGCGCCGAGGCAATGCAGAGCCTGCTGACCCAGGACCGGCGCTCGGTCGAAGGGCTGCTCGAAGGTGTCGAAGACCTCGCGCGGCGCAATCACAGCGGCCGGGAGAGCGTCAGCGTGCTCGAAGGGCATGCGCGCCGCATCGAGAAGATGACCGACGCGATCACCCTGGTCGCGATCCAGATCAACATGCTGGCAGTGACCGGTGCGGTGGAAGCCGCGCGCGCCGCGGAGTTCGGCCGCGGCTTCGCGACGGTGTCGGCGGACATCAAGTCCCTCGCCGGCAGCGCGTTGCAGAACTCCACCCAGGTCAAGGACGTGGTGCGGCAGATCCAGGACGCGCTCTCCGACGTCCGGCGCAGTGTCGATGACGTGATGGTGATTGCCAACGCCGAGGCCGGCCGGACCCGCTCGGTGGGCGCCGGGCTGCTTGACCTGGAGAAGGACGTCGGCGCCATGGTCGAAGACGGCAGGACGCTGCTCGATTCGGCGGAACAGATCAGCAAGCGCGGCGCACTCACGCGCGAACGCGTGCAGCAGATCGCGGTCTCGGCCCAGGAGTCGCAGCAGGCCACCGCTTCGGCCGCCACCGCCGCACGCCAGCAGTTGCAGGCGATGGACGAGTTGATGGTGCTCGTCGAGGAAGTTGCGTCGATGGTCGACGAGATCAAGGTTCAGTGA
- a CDS encoding chemotaxis protein CheW, whose protein sequence is MDALASPPAADAGDLFDVAQGYLIYVAAGQRMAVALEDVVEVTRLPELFRVPLSPAPLTGVINLRGRVLAVLDLGVLLGGAPTPRAATTRLLLLRDLPAYALQVAAIDGFEARETGRELAAGQDGELEFAKGAVLTGRGAERLPVIDFPRLIAARMRLDPRSLLPADVGALASVEMEEDADDEAGQILSFRLGRQEYAVPVERVVEAVRTPDEFLVQPGMGEHMLGLMALRDRLVPVLDAGAALDTAQARLREGGGRVLVLRFGDGESLREVGLAIDAITGIHLPRPDEIREIPPLLARLERVQEVVSVVRLEDGRRMIALLAAERLFGEEEALRLEQLMQHENLEARLAAASSDEVHANDYVVFRLDQAELAVHVSVVEQVLARPERITPVPGAPAFVKGVINLRGRAVAVIDARERFGLQAHEGGRVIVIAHNGSRAGILVDDVIGILPLSQDELPQMPGLSEDQARLIQHVATPSGRMIMVVDAQALINASELEAIAELAA, encoded by the coding sequence ATGGACGCGCTCGCGTCGCCGCCCGCCGCGGATGCCGGCGACCTGTTCGACGTTGCGCAGGGCTACCTGATCTACGTGGCCGCGGGGCAGCGCATGGCGGTGGCGCTCGAAGACGTGGTCGAGGTGACGCGCCTGCCAGAGCTGTTCCGCGTCCCGCTCAGTCCTGCGCCACTCACGGGCGTCATCAATCTGCGCGGCAGGGTGCTGGCGGTGCTCGATCTGGGCGTGCTGCTCGGTGGCGCGCCGACGCCGCGAGCTGCGACGACACGCCTGCTGCTGCTGCGCGATCTGCCCGCCTATGCGCTGCAGGTGGCTGCCATCGACGGTTTCGAAGCGCGCGAGACCGGTCGTGAGCTGGCGGCCGGGCAAGACGGCGAGCTGGAGTTCGCCAAGGGTGCGGTGCTGACCGGCCGAGGCGCCGAGCGCCTGCCCGTGATCGACTTCCCGCGCCTGATCGCCGCACGCATGCGGCTGGACCCGCGCAGTCTGCTGCCGGCCGATGTCGGTGCGCTGGCGAGCGTCGAGATGGAAGAGGACGCGGACGACGAGGCCGGACAGATACTGAGCTTTCGCCTCGGCCGGCAGGAATATGCGGTGCCGGTGGAAAGGGTGGTCGAAGCGGTCCGTACGCCGGACGAATTCCTGGTCCAGCCCGGCATGGGCGAACACATGCTCGGACTGATGGCGCTGCGTGATCGCCTGGTTCCGGTACTCGATGCCGGAGCCGCGCTGGACACCGCCCAGGCGCGCCTGCGTGAGGGGGGCGGCCGCGTCCTGGTACTGCGCTTTGGCGACGGCGAGAGCCTGCGCGAAGTGGGGCTGGCGATCGATGCCATCACCGGTATCCACCTGCCGCGGCCCGACGAGATCCGCGAAATCCCGCCCTTGCTCGCGCGTCTCGAACGCGTGCAGGAGGTCGTCAGCGTGGTGCGTCTGGAAGACGGCCGCCGCATGATCGCTCTGCTCGCCGCCGAACGTCTGTTCGGCGAGGAGGAAGCCCTACGTCTGGAGCAGCTCATGCAGCACGAGAATCTGGAAGCGCGCCTGGCGGCTGCCTCGAGCGACGAAGTCCACGCGAACGACTACGTCGTCTTCCGGCTCGACCAGGCCGAGCTCGCGGTGCACGTCAGCGTTGTCGAGCAGGTGCTCGCGCGCCCTGAACGGATCACGCCGGTCCCGGGGGCGCCTGCTTTCGTCAAGGGCGTGATCAACCTGCGCGGCCGCGCCGTGGCGGTGATCGACGCGCGTGAGCGCTTCGGCCTGCAGGCGCATGAGGGCGGCCGCGTGATCGTGATTGCCCACAACGGTTCGCGCGCGGGAATCCTGGTCGACGATGTCATCGGCATCCTCCCGCTGTCGCAGGACGAACTGCCGCAGATGCCGGGTCTCTCCGAGGATCAGGCCCGCTTGATCCAGCATGTCGCCACGCCTTCGGGCCGCATGATCATGGTGGTGGACGCGCAGGCATTGATCAACGCCAGCGAGCTCGAGGCGATCGCCGAGCTGGCGGCCTGA
- the cheB gene encoding chemotaxis-specific protein-glutamate methyltransferase CheB, which translates to MLRLMIVDDSAVIRGQLQQLFEAEPDVSLRCCESGEEALAAMAEFDPQVVTLDVNMPGMDGLATLARIMARHPRPVVMISALTESRARITVEALAMGAVDCIPKPHLADASPTARQRMIAKIRNAATAHVAMSSGAAERQALGRRPSEPAATPEDEPGLPEGLVLIGVSTGGPRVLEKILPALPQDFPFPVVVCQHMPQAFTGSFARRMDELTHLRTSEVARPTALRSGHIYIARGDADLQISRRGKTLVAMPRPMSAQYRWHPSVDLMVEGALGSFDPRRIIGVQLTGMGDDGVSAMSTLHARGGRTIAESEASATIYGMPQGLVRAGTASAVLHADEMVSCLLEWVRIRPKEQQAWVC; encoded by the coding sequence ATGCTCCGCCTCATGATCGTGGACGATTCCGCGGTGATCCGCGGCCAGCTGCAGCAGCTCTTCGAGGCCGAACCGGACGTCAGCCTGAGGTGCTGCGAGAGCGGCGAAGAGGCCCTGGCCGCGATGGCGGAGTTCGACCCGCAGGTGGTCACGCTGGATGTGAACATGCCGGGCATGGACGGCCTCGCGACGCTCGCACGCATCATGGCCAGACACCCGCGCCCGGTCGTCATGATCTCCGCGCTGACCGAGAGTCGCGCCCGCATCACGGTGGAGGCGCTGGCCATGGGGGCGGTCGATTGCATCCCCAAGCCGCACCTCGCCGATGCCTCGCCGACGGCGCGCCAGCGCATGATCGCCAAGATCCGCAACGCCGCAACTGCGCATGTCGCGATGTCCAGCGGGGCTGCAGAGCGTCAGGCGCTCGGCCGGAGACCGAGCGAGCCGGCGGCGACGCCGGAGGACGAGCCGGGCCTGCCGGAGGGGCTGGTGCTGATCGGCGTCTCCACCGGCGGCCCGCGGGTGCTGGAAAAGATCCTGCCCGCGCTGCCGCAGGACTTTCCGTTTCCGGTGGTGGTCTGCCAGCACATGCCGCAGGCCTTCACCGGCAGCTTTGCACGCCGCATGGACGAGCTGACCCATCTACGCACCAGCGAGGTCGCGCGGCCGACCGCGCTGCGCAGCGGCCACATCTACATCGCCCGGGGTGACGCGGACCTGCAGATATCGCGTCGCGGCAAGACGCTCGTGGCCATGCCGCGACCGATGAGCGCGCAATACCGCTGGCATCCCTCGGTGGACCTGATGGTGGAGGGTGCGCTGGGAAGTTTCGACCCGCGCCGCATCATTGGTGTGCAGCTCACCGGCATGGGCGACGACGGGGTGAGTGCGATGTCCACGCTGCATGCGCGTGGGGGTCGCACCATCGCCGAATCGGAGGCGAGCGCAACGATCTACGGCATGCCCCAGGGCCTGGTGCGTGCGGGCACGGCGAGCGCGGTGCTGCACGCCGACGAGATGGTGAGCTGCCTCCTGGAGTGGGTGCGCATACGGCCGAAGGAGCAACAGGCATGGGTCTGCTGA
- a CDS encoding CheR family methyltransferase, whose product MSAVGDALAAAELSPRDYEDFCAYFLHRTGIAFDAGKRYFVDKRLLARMAQTGHPGFDSYFAALRSGLWEAEVQALINAMTVNETYFFREEYQLQCLSNSLLPELLTRLPEDATLRLWSVPCASGEEPYSIAIHLLDQWADIEQRAVEIFGSDIDTAMLAAARRGFYSPRALQHAPPSVLHRYFKAEAGGYRISQDLSECVAFSTVNVADPVSMRAYRDMDVIFCRNVLIYFDDFSRRIAADALFDALRPGGFLCLGHSESMSRISPLFEVRRFPDAIVYQKPLEPR is encoded by the coding sequence GTGAGCGCCGTGGGCGACGCGCTGGCCGCCGCCGAACTCTCGCCCCGCGACTACGAGGACTTCTGCGCCTACTTCCTGCATCGCACCGGCATCGCCTTCGACGCCGGCAAGCGCTACTTCGTGGACAAGCGCCTGCTGGCCCGCATGGCGCAGACCGGTCACCCGGGTTTCGACAGCTATTTCGCCGCGCTGCGCTCGGGCCTGTGGGAGGCCGAGGTCCAGGCCCTGATCAACGCGATGACGGTCAACGAGACCTATTTCTTCCGCGAGGAGTACCAGTTGCAGTGCCTCAGCAACTCGTTGCTGCCCGAGCTCCTGACGCGCCTGCCGGAGGACGCGACACTGCGCCTGTGGTCCGTTCCCTGTGCCTCGGGCGAAGAGCCCTATTCGATCGCGATCCATCTGCTGGACCAGTGGGCGGACATCGAGCAGCGCGCCGTGGAGATCTTCGGCTCGGACATCGACACGGCGATGCTTGCGGCGGCCCGCCGTGGCTTCTATTCGCCGCGGGCCCTGCAGCATGCGCCGCCCTCGGTGCTGCACCGCTACTTCAAGGCGGAGGCCGGGGGCTACCGGATCTCCCAGGACCTGTCCGAGTGCGTCGCCTTCTCCACGGTGAACGTGGCGGACCCGGTGTCGATGCGCGCCTATCGCGACATGGACGTGATCTTCTGTCGCAACGTGCTGATCTACTTCGACGACTTCTCACGCCGCATCGCGGCCGACGCGCTCTTCGATGCGCTGCGACCCGGCGGATTTCTCTGCCTGGGTCATTCCGAATCGATGAGCCGCATCTCGCCGCTCTTCGAAGTACGGCGCTTCCCCGACGCGATCGTGTATCAGAAACCGCTGGAGCCACGATGA
- a CDS encoding response regulator, with amino-acid sequence MTRRVLIVDDAATVRMYHRGILEHAGFAVDEAENGYEGLEKAMQGGYDLFLIDVNMPKLDGYSLLRRLRADPVAQSVPVIIITTETQDGDVALTAGANFCMTKPVSPEMLALYVRMACGA; translated from the coding sequence ATGACGCGACGCGTGCTGATCGTTGATGACGCCGCCACGGTGCGCATGTACCACCGCGGCATTCTCGAGCACGCCGGCTTCGCGGTCGACGAAGCGGAGAACGGCTACGAGGGCCTGGAGAAGGCGATGCAGGGCGGCTACGACCTGTTCCTGATCGACGTGAACATGCCCAAGCTCGACGGCTACTCCCTGCTGCGCCGCCTGCGGGCGGACCCGGTGGCGCAGTCCGTGCCGGTAATCATCATCACCACCGAGACCCAGGACGGCGACGTCGCGCTGACCGCGGGCGCCAACTTCTGCATGACCAAGCCGGTGTCGCCCGAGATGCTCGCGCTCTACGTGCGCATGGCCTGCGGAGCCTGA
- a CDS encoding chemotaxis protein CheA codes for MDALLAEFVAETRSQLLAIAGGLEVLRADPGNLAEMERVFRSVHTIKGSAAVFAFAPIQAIAHESESLLGEAREHRRPLPDGATALLFEAFDAVALWVEPLQSAQLPEFAEREGAALAARIAALGGSGSLSRKSGTDSQAVRAELLAGLPRLPAAVREALAAAGGSYAYVRYQPDPGCFFAGEDPLYTARQLPGLDALHLEIAPAAPGKGDPAFGPDSDPYRCDTILHAFCRARLADLDALLRPLGEQAHALMIEADALATPAPTADPLHEAARGLVARQLELLAASDGDRRSAALPSVRAVIGNVARTLGPESGLEGLEALDSKLLALRLRAWLESTGAAAPSAPAEAPAAAPQEEELRVSPALAERIMSAATELAITRTALSSLTRRLAALKPGPIASEFAGLQQQLDHQLRELQAGLQELRLLPLDEVFRRLPMQLRLLERQLGKAVTLTVSGEELRADKAVCALLHEPLLHLVRNALDHGIESAAERAAAGKPASARITVAARREQDRLLIHVEDDGRGIDPARMRARALESGLRDEATLAMMDDAGLLQLVFESGFSTAATVSDISGRGMGMEIVRDRLRAAGGNVSLESVVGSGTQVTLSLPVAVAVAQVLLVAVGGQSLGLPLSRVHEIVRPREEQILCVKRSESLQWRGRIVPLVRLARVLSLPVPAAPPPACIVLNLPQGPLALGVDEVGENLDVMIKPLSGVLTGLSCYEGSALLGDGSVLLVINPLGLV; via the coding sequence ATGGACGCGCTGCTCGCCGAATTCGTGGCGGAAACCCGCAGCCAGCTGCTGGCGATCGCCGGCGGGCTGGAGGTCCTGCGCGCAGATCCGGGAAACCTCGCAGAGATGGAGCGCGTCTTCCGCTCGGTGCATACGATCAAGGGTTCGGCGGCCGTGTTCGCCTTCGCGCCCATCCAGGCCATCGCGCATGAATCGGAGAGCCTCCTGGGCGAGGCGCGCGAGCACCGGCGTCCTCTGCCGGACGGCGCGACGGCGTTGCTCTTCGAGGCCTTCGATGCTGTGGCGCTGTGGGTCGAGCCCCTGCAGAGTGCGCAGCTGCCGGAGTTTGCCGAGCGCGAGGGCGCCGCCCTGGCCGCCCGCATCGCGGCGCTGGGCGGGTCTGGATCCCTGTCGCGCAAATCCGGAACCGACTCGCAGGCCGTGCGGGCCGAGCTGCTGGCCGGCCTTCCGCGGCTGCCCGCCGCGGTCCGCGAAGCCCTCGCCGCGGCCGGTGGCAGCTACGCCTATGTCCGCTACCAACCCGATCCGGGATGCTTCTTCGCCGGCGAAGATCCGCTCTATACCGCGCGCCAGCTGCCGGGGCTCGACGCTCTGCATCTGGAGATCGCGCCCGCCGCGCCGGGCAAGGGCGATCCCGCTTTCGGTCCCGATTCCGATCCCTATCGCTGCGACACGATCCTGCATGCTTTCTGCCGTGCCCGGCTGGCGGATCTGGACGCGCTACTGCGCCCGCTCGGCGAGCAGGCGCACGCCCTGATGATCGAGGCCGACGCGCTGGCCACGCCGGCCCCGACTGCGGATCCACTGCACGAGGCCGCGCGCGGCCTGGTCGCGCGCCAGCTCGAACTGCTTGCCGCCAGCGACGGCGACCGCCGCTCGGCGGCCCTGCCATCGGTGCGCGCGGTCATCGGAAACGTGGCGCGGACCCTCGGGCCGGAGAGCGGCCTGGAGGGCCTGGAAGCGCTGGATTCCAAGCTCCTCGCCCTACGCCTGCGCGCCTGGCTGGAGAGCACCGGCGCGGCTGCACCCAGCGCACCCGCGGAAGCGCCCGCGGCGGCGCCGCAGGAAGAGGAGCTGCGGGTTTCGCCCGCACTGGCCGAACGGATCATGAGCGCGGCGACGGAGCTGGCAATCACGCGTACGGCCCTGTCGTCCCTCACGCGCCGGCTGGCGGCGCTCAAGCCAGGGCCGATCGCCAGCGAGTTCGCAGGCCTGCAGCAGCAACTGGACCATCAACTTCGCGAGTTGCAGGCCGGTTTGCAGGAACTGCGACTGCTGCCGCTCGACGAAGTGTTCCGGCGCTTGCCGATGCAGTTGCGCCTGCTTGAACGGCAACTTGGCAAGGCCGTGACGCTGACGGTCTCGGGCGAGGAGCTGCGCGCCGACAAGGCCGTGTGCGCCTTGCTGCACGAGCCCTTGCTGCATCTGGTGCGCAACGCGCTGGACCACGGCATCGAATCGGCGGCCGAACGCGCCGCTGCCGGCAAGCCGGCGAGCGCCCGCATCACGGTCGCGGCGCGACGCGAGCAGGACCGGCTGCTGATCCACGTGGAAGACGATGGGCGCGGCATCGATCCGGCGCGGATGCGCGCGCGCGCGCTTGAAAGTGGCCTGCGCGACGAGGCGACGCTGGCCATGATGGACGACGCGGGTCTGCTGCAACTGGTATTCGAATCGGGCTTCTCCACGGCGGCGACGGTCTCCGACATTTCCGGGCGCGGCATGGGCATGGAAATCGTGCGCGACCGGCTGCGTGCGGCCGGCGGCAACGTCAGCCTCGAAAGCGTGGTGGGCAGCGGAACGCAGGTCACCTTGTCGCTACCCGTGGCCGTCGCCGTGGCCCAGGTGCTGCTCGTCGCGGTGGGCGGGCAGAGCCTCGGACTGCCGCTCTCGCGAGTGCACGAGATCGTGCGGCCACGCGAGGAGCAGATCCTCTGCGTCAAGCGCAGCGAGTCGCTGCAGTGGCGGGGCCGCATCGTCCCGCTGGTGCGCCTGGCGCGGGTGCTCTCCCTGCCGGTTCCTGCCGCGCCACCGCCGGCGTGCATCGTGCTCAACCTGCCGCAGGGGCCGCTCGCTCTGGGGGTGGATGAGGTCGGTGAAAACCTCGATGTGATGATCAAGCCGCTCTCGGGCGTGCTGACCGGACTTTCCTGCTACGAGGGCTCGGCCCTCCTGGGCGACGGCAGCGTGCTGCTGGTGATCAACCCACTGGGGCTCGTGTGA
- a CDS encoding response regulator — protein sequence MTEPSRTVLIVDDSSLSRMLLKSLLLERRPDWVVLEAASGEQALEVADKQCPDLITLDINMPGMGGLAAAQRLKERCPAAQLAVMTANVQESVRQQVQSLGILFLAMVEKPITAAGVDKILFRLTA from the coding sequence ATGACCGAACCCTCACGCACCGTATTGATCGTCGACGACAGCAGTCTCTCGCGCATGCTGCTCAAGAGCCTCTTGCTCGAGCGCCGTCCGGACTGGGTTGTCCTGGAGGCCGCGAGCGGCGAGCAGGCGCTGGAAGTGGCGGACAAACAGTGCCCCGACCTGATCACGCTCGACATCAACATGCCGGGCATGGGCGGCCTTGCGGCGGCCCAGCGGCTCAAGGAGCGCTGCCCCGCCGCCCAGCTTGCGGTGATGACCGCCAACGTGCAGGAGAGCGTGCGCCAGCAGGTGCAGTCGCTGGGCATCCTCTTCCTGGCCATGGTGGAAAAGCCGATCACCGCGGCCGGCGTGGACAAGATCCTCTTCAGGCTCACCGCGTGA
- a CDS encoding chemotaxis protein CheC — protein sequence MSAQLTALQEDALTEFFNIAIGRAAAMLSQMIGEGIALSVPVIQLVGVREAAEVLGGPDRRLCSVMQTLRGDFSAEAMLVFPENQSLEIVRLLLRDSVPLQDITEMEQDALTEVGNIILNACIGTLTNLLSGDFAIGLPQFRLGACSEILAAGRRADEDCMLMLHIDFRVERHSITGYVIFMQDLPSLQALVQSVDRYIARHVSDAARP from the coding sequence GTGAGCGCGCAACTCACCGCGCTGCAGGAAGACGCGCTCACCGAGTTCTTCAACATCGCCATCGGCCGTGCTGCGGCGATGCTCAGCCAGATGATTGGCGAGGGCATCGCGCTGTCGGTGCCGGTGATCCAGCTGGTGGGCGTCAGGGAGGCGGCCGAGGTGCTGGGCGGGCCCGATCGCCGTCTGTGCAGCGTGATGCAGACCCTGCGCGGCGACTTCTCCGCCGAGGCGATGCTGGTCTTCCCGGAGAACCAGAGCCTGGAGATCGTGCGCCTTCTGTTACGTGACTCGGTGCCGTTGCAGGACATCACGGAGATGGAACAGGATGCGCTGACCGAGGTCGGCAACATCATCCTCAATGCCTGCATAGGCACGCTGACCAATCTGCTCTCCGGCGACTTCGCCATCGGCCTGCCGCAGTTTCGTCTGGGCGCCTGCAGCGAGATCCTCGCTGCCGGGCGACGCGCCGACGAAGACTGCATGCTCATGCTGCATATCGACTTTCGCGTCGAGCGCCATTCCATCACCGGCTACGTGATCTTCATGCAAGACCTGCCGTCTCTCCAGGCGCTGGTCCAGAGTGTTGACCGGTACATCGCGCGCCATGTTTCCGATGCCGCTCGCCCCTGA
- a CDS encoding ATP-binding protein — MFPMPLAPDTALAVAPDVLGSLAAMSVGVIVLGHDLRVSVWNRWVESHSGIAESEALGRSLETLFPEVRDSYFLGAVHGAVNGGYPSVLAPSLHAPVFPFFVAPGVDTERMRQQIHVIPLAGGSGCLVQIIDANAAWHRESTLKRKHVLLEESLELQERLLQQLEGNKTELQQQVRERTAQLEELAGQVQDLSEHERAQLARELHDELGALMTAIRIDVTRLTSQSEASIERRERALKNIDQAIQIKRRIMEGMRPTLLDNFGVVVAIRELAREKAAVNSWRFHIDLPDEEMPIPEQLSITLYRVCQEALTNAAKYAEATELRLSLRAGKGVLVLEIIDNGVGMPAARDARQGGHGISGMQHRVLARGGTLEIGSAEPHGTRVLARIPF; from the coding sequence ATGTTTCCGATGCCGCTCGCCCCTGATACCGCGCTCGCTGTCGCGCCCGACGTGCTCGGGTCGCTCGCCGCAATGAGTGTCGGCGTGATCGTGCTCGGGCACGACCTGCGGGTCAGCGTGTGGAACCGCTGGGTGGAGTCGCATTCGGGCATCGCCGAGTCCGAGGCACTGGGGCGCAGCCTGGAGACGCTCTTTCCCGAGGTCAGGGATTCCTATTTCCTGGGCGCGGTGCATGGCGCGGTCAACGGTGGTTATCCGTCCGTGCTCGCGCCTTCGCTGCATGCGCCGGTGTTCCCCTTTTTCGTCGCGCCCGGTGTGGACACCGAACGCATGCGCCAGCAGATCCACGTGATACCGCTCGCCGGCGGCAGCGGTTGCCTGGTGCAGATCATCGACGCCAATGCGGCCTGGCACCGCGAATCCACGCTCAAGCGCAAGCACGTGTTGCTGGAGGAAAGCCTTGAGCTGCAGGAGCGCCTGTTGCAACAGCTCGAAGGCAACAAGACCGAGTTGCAACAGCAGGTACGCGAACGTACCGCGCAGCTCGAGGAACTGGCCGGCCAGGTGCAGGACCTGAGCGAACACGAGCGGGCGCAACTCGCGCGTGAGCTGCACGACGAGCTCGGCGCACTCATGACTGCCATCCGCATCGACGTGACGCGGCTCACCTCGCAGAGCGAGGCGAGCATCGAACGGCGCGAGCGCGCACTGAAGAACATCGATCAGGCGATCCAGATCAAGCGCCGCATCATGGAAGGCATGCGACCGACCCTGCTGGACAATTTCGGGGTCGTGGTGGCGATCCGTGAACTGGCGCGCGAGAAGGCGGCGGTCAACAGCTGGCGTTTCCACATCGATCTGCCCGACGAGGAAATGCCGATCCCCGAGCAACTCTCGATCACGCTCTATCGCGTCTGCCAGGAAGCGCTCACCAATGCCGCCAAGTATGCCGAGGCCACCGAGTTGCGCCTCTCGCTACGCGCGGGCAAGGGTGTCCTGGTGCTGGAGATCATCGACAACGGCGTAGGCATGCCTGCGGCCCGCGACGCCCGCCAGGGCGGTCACGGTATCAGCGGCATGCAGCATCGCGTGCTCGCCCGCGGAGGCACTCTGGAGATTGGCAGCGCCGAGCCGCACGGCACCCGCGTGCTGGCGCGCATCCCTTTCTAG